The following is a genomic window from Burkholderia oklahomensis C6786.
CGAACGCGGCCATAAACGCACGGTACGTGCGTCCGAACTGCTGCAAGATCGCGATGCGGTCCTGTTCTTCCATGCGCTGGCTTCGGCTCCGGTAACAAACTGACTTGGATGACGTGAGGAAACGCCCGCTCACTCGGCGACGACGGTCGGCTCGAGCGCGCGGCGCAGCTCGACGGGCGGCACGCGGCGGCTCTGCCACACCGCGACGAGCGCGACGGCCGCGCCAACCGCGATGCCGATGTGGATCGCGCCGACGAGGGAATCGCGCGCCGCTTCGAACAAATGGGCGCCATGATGCCCGGCGCGCGCGAGTTCGTCCACCAGGCGCGCCTGCGCGGCGCGGTCGATCAGGACCTGCGGATCGGCGAGGCTCGCTTGCCAGCGCAGCGCGCCGTCGGCCGCGAGCGCATCGCGCACGCCGCTCGCGTATAGCTGGTTGACGAGCGTGCCCGTCAGCGCGGTGCCGACCATCCCGCCCACCATCCGCAGCGACTGCAAGAGCGCGGTCGCGATCCCGAGATGCTCGCGGCCCGCCGTCTGCTGCGCGAACACGGTCAGGTTCGGCAGCACGAAGCCGAGGCCGACGCCGCCCGCGACCATCAGCATCATCAGCGCCCAGCCGGGCGTCGCGTGCGTCGACGCGACGATGCCCGCGCACGCGATCGCGAACAGCAGGAAGCCGACGTACAGCATCGCATTCGGGTTGCGGATCCGCGTGATCACGCGGCCGTTCATGATGCTGCCGATCGTGATGAACACGACGAGCGGCGTGATGACGACGCCCGCCTGCTGCGGCGACATCCCAAAGCCGCCCTGGAACAGCAGCGGCGCGTAGAAGAGGAGCGAGAACATCGCGAAGCCGGCGAGGATCGCGAGAATGAAGAGCGTCGACAGCGCGCGGTTCGCGAACATGTCGAACGGCAGAATCGGCTGCGCGCAGCGCTTCTCCCAGCGCCACAGCGCGACGCCGCCTGCGAGCGCGACGACGAGGAGGAGCGTCGGCCAGCCGCCGATCCCGTATTTCGGCAGCCACTCGACGAAGAGCTGCATCGCGCCGAGCGTCACGGCGATGAGGAGCGCGCCCGGCCAGTCGAGCCGCATCTTGCTGCTGTGCTCGACGTGCCGCAGGTGAGGCAGATAGCGCCAGACGAACAGGAGCGACAGCAGGCCGACCGGCAGATTCACGTAGAACACCGAGCGCCAGCCGTAGTTCTGCGTCAGCACGCCGCCGAGCGACGGCCCGACCGCGTTCGCGATGCCGAACGCCGAGCTCATCAGCACCTGCCAGCGCAGCCGCACGACCGAATCGGGAAAAAGGTCCGGAATGCACGCGAACGCGGTGCCGACGAGCATCCCGCCGCCGATGCCCTGCAGCCCGCGCGCGAGCACGAGCGACAGCATGTCCTGCGCCATCCCGCACAGCACCGACGCGCCCGTGAACACGACGAGCGACGCGATCACGAACGGCTTGCGCCCGTAATAATCGCCGAGCCGGCCGAAGATCGGCACGGTGATCACCGACGCGAGCAGGTACGATGTCGCGACCCACGCGTACAGGTCGAAGCCGCGCAGCTCGGCTACGATCGTCGGCAGCGCGGTGCCGACGACGGTCTGGTCGAGCGCGACGAGCATCGTGACGAAGGAAATGCCGAGCATCGCGAGCAGCGACTCGCGAAACGGCAGGACTTGCCCGCTCGAATGGTGGGCGGCGGTATGGACAGCCATCTTTTGTTCGTGCAACTTTTGATGCGTCAACGAATCGAAAATTCTATCACGCATCGGGTAATCTAGCCGGCGCCCCATGCGATGCGCGCGCCGCGAAGGAGTCAGATGGAACCGCTCACAATCGTTGCCGGACCGACGCTGTCGGCCGAGGATCTCGACACGCTGCGGCGCGCGAAGCTCGCGCTCGAGAGCCCGTCGCTGACGATCAAGCTGACGAGCATCGTCGGCGCGCCCGTCGAGAAGATGATCGGCAAGCTGCCCGGCTTCGCGACCGACAAGATCAACGACGCGACGCAGCTCGCGCTGCGCAAATGCCTGCACCTCGCGCTGCGCACGCTCGGCAAGTCGGGCGGCGTCGCGAGCGACGGCGAGACGCCGAACAAGCCGAGCAACCTGCTGCACAAACTCGCCGTCGCAACGACGGGCGCGGCGGGCGGCGCGTTCGGCCTGTTCGCGCTGCCCGTCGAGCTGCCCGTCACGACGACGCTGATGTTTCGCTCGATCTGCGACATCGCGCGCAGCGAGGGCGAGGATCTGTCGACCGTCGAGGCGCAATTGCAGTGTCTCGCGGTGCTCGGGATGGGCGGCGGCTTCGGCCCTCTGCCGGGCGCGGGCAAGAAGAACGGCGACAAGGGCGGCAAAGACGGCAAGCGCAACGGGCGCGACGATCGCGGCAAGGAAGAGGAAGACGCCGACATCGGCTATTTCGTGCTGCGCGGCGCGCTCGCGCAGGCGGTGTCGAAGGCGTCGTCGGAAATCGCGTCGAAAGGTTTCGCGACGCACGGCTCGGCCGCCCTCTTCCGCCTCGTGCAGACGATCGCGTCGCGCTTCTCGGTGCAGGTGACCGAGCAGATCGCCGCGAAGTCGATTCCGGCGATCGGCGCGGTGCTCGGCGCGACCGTCAACACGCTGTTCATCGACCACTTCCAGCAGGCCGCGCACGGCCACTTCGCGGTGCGCCGGCTCGAGCGCAAGTACGGCCAGGCGGCCGTGAAAGCCGCGTATCAGGCGATCGACGCGTCGGCCGTGCGCTGAGTCGCGCGCTCGACCGCGGTGCGCCGCACGAACGCGGCCGCGCGCTCGAGCGCCCGCGCCGATTCCGGCACGAACGGCACGTAGATCTGCCATACGTGCGGCATCTCCGGCCATATCTCGAGCTCCACGTGCACGCCGGCCGCGCGCGCCTTGTCGGCGACGCGCCGCGAATCGTCGAGCAGCACCTCGGTGCTGCCCGCCTGGATGAAGAGCGGCGGCAGTCCCTTGAAATCCGCGTACAGCGGCGATGCGTACGGATGCGTGCCCGGCGTGTCGCCGAGATAGAGGCGCGCCGCGCGGCCGAGCGCCGCGCCCGCGAACATCGGATCGAGGCCGTCGTGCGCGCGCAGCGTGTCGCCCGTCGCAGCGAGATCGGTCCACGGCGAAAACAGCACGGCGCCCGCGGGCAGCGGATCGCCCGCGTCGCGCAGCGCGACGAGCGTCGCGAGCGCGAGGCCGCCGCCCGCCGAATCGCCGCCGAACACGATCGACTCGGCCGGCGTGCCGGCCGCAACAAGTTGCCGGTACGCCGCGAGCGCGTCGTCGACCGCGGCCGGGAACGGATGCTCGGGCGCGAGCCGGTAGTCGAGCGAGAACGAGCGCACGCCCGCGTGCTTCGTCAGCGCGAACACGAGCGGACGGTGCGTCCGCGGCGAGCAAAAATAATAGCCGCCGCCGTGGAAATACAGCAGCATCCGGCTTTGCGGCGTGCGGCCGGGCGCGGCGTCCGCGCGCTCGAGCCATTCGCCGCGCAGCGGCGCGTCGCCCGGGCCGTAGCGCTCGCGCAGCCGCCAGCCCGTGGGCGGACGGCGCGGCACGCGCATCCGCAGATTCGCCAGACGCCGCGCACGCGCCGGATCGATCACGGGACGCAGCGTCTCGGGACGAAACTGCCGGCGCAGCAGCCAGCACGCAACCTTGCTTTGCCAACTCATCGGACGCACTCCGAACCGGAAAAACGTGACGATACTACGTGCGATTCGGCGCGCGCCCGTCGATTGCCCCCTCTAAATCCGGATCGACCGGCTCAGCTCGCCGGCCGGACCTGGCCGCGAATCTCGCCGCCCGGATGGGCTTTCGTATGCACATTGAAATACCACCTGCCCGCCATCAGGTCGCCGACCTGCTCGTCGGTCAACGCCTTCTCGCCCGCAATCGGACTCGCGAGCGCATCCTTCGGAATCGGCACCTGCACGCCCGCGTTCTGGCCGACTGACGCCGGGCCGTGGAAGTGCGCGGCGGTCGCGGGTCCCGTCAGATCGCGGTACGTGATGTTCCAGCGCAGCGTGCGAGTCGCGGTATCGTAGGTCGCGTCGAGCGAGCCCGAGCCCTTGCTCGTCGTCGGCGGCACTTCGCTCGACGGCTGCAGGTTCGCGACGAGCTTCACCGCCTCCGCATGTGCGACACCCGCCGCGAGTGCGCACGCAAGCACGCCGATTCCGATCTTGCGCAATGTCAACATGATCCCTCCTTGCGGTCGCCGACCGTATTGCGCGGACGAGCTCGCTGCCCGCCCGACATCCGATGGTAGTCGATCTTGAGCGCGGGGCGCTCGACGCAAAGTGGCGGCCCGTCTCGACCCGTCTCGACCCGTCTCGCTCGTCGGCGCGCGGCGCCGCGTTCGGCGGCCGTCGCACGGATGGCGGCGCGCGGCAAGCAGCCGCCGAGAACAGAGATTTGCACGAAACCCTCTGAATCCGCATGCGGGGTTTCGCTACACTGCCTGCACACAGTTGCTTGTTTCCTTCCGTCCGAAGGAATATCTGCGAGTTTTGACGCGGCCTTCGGGCCGCTTTTTTTGCGCGTCCGGCAACGCGCGCCCCCACACCGGATCAGCGGCTGCGCGGCGGCGGACCGCGTTCGCGCCGACTTCGCCCGGCCCGCACGGCATGCGCGACATCGCCGCTTTGCCTCCGAACGACCCGCTCGCGCACGCGCCGCCATGAGCGAAATCAGCATCGTTCCGCCCGTGACACGGCGCTGTTTCGCAATTTACGCGACAATCGGCTCGTCTCGAATGAAACAATGTGCAAGATCGTGCCGATTTACCACTTGTCGCCGCCGCTTCGCGTCGCTCGGTTCCCCCGGCTCGTGTTGCGAAGCGCCCTCTGCCTGTCCGCGCTCGCCGCGACATCCGCGCATGCGCAGGAATTCGCATTGTTCGGCGGCCTGCTCACGGGCGGCGGCGGTCATAGCTACGCGTGGGCGTTCGATTATCAGGAAGGGCTCGGCCGCTACGCGGCCGCGGGCTTCACCTGGTACAACGAGGGACACATTCCGAATCATCATCGCGACGGCCAGGCGGTCCAGCTCTGGGGCCGGCTGCCGCTGCGCGACAACCGCCTCGTGATCTCGGCAGGCGCGGGCCCGTACCGCTACTTCGACACGACCGCGGCCACCGAAGGCCGCGGCTATTCGAACTCGCACGGCTGGGGCGTGCTGATGAGCGTGCGCGCCGCGTATTACACGTCGCATCGCTGGCTCGCGCAACTGCAGGTGAACCGGACCCAGGTGTTCAGCGGGCCGAACACGACCTCGCTGATGTTCGGCATCGGCTATCAGCTCGACGCGCCGGATACGCCCGGCCCGCGCGACTATGCGGCGAGCCGCAGGGGCCGCGTGACCGCGAACGAAGTCACCGCGATGCTGGGCGAGACGATCCTCAACAGCCGGCGCTCGCCGAGCGCGCTCGGCGGCAGCCTCGAATACCGGCGCGGCGTCGCGAAATACGTCGACTGGACGGCGACCTATCTGTACGAAGGCTCGAAGCAGTCGATCCGCCGCAACGGAATCGCATCGCAGTTCTGGCTCACGCGCGCGTTCCTCGACGACAAGGTCGCGCTGTCGGCCGGCGCGGGCGCGTATCTGACGCTCAACGAGCGCGACATTCGCGGCCGCCCCGGCGAAGGCGACGGCCGCGTGTCGGGCATCGTGTCGATATCCGCGAGCTACCGGTTCGACGATCGCTGGCTCGCGCGCATCACGTGGAATCGCGTCGTCACGCGTTACGATCGCGATACCGACGTGATTCAGGCCGGGCTCGGCTACCGGTTCTGAGTTCCGTCAATCCAGCGCGCGCAGCACGCCGATCAATTGCTTCGCGGCAACGTCCCAGCGGAATCGCGACGCATGCCGCCGTCCCTTCCCGCGCATCTCGCGCCGCAGCTCGGCATCGCCCATCAGCTGCGCGATCGTGGCTGCAATGTCGGTCGCGTCGTGCGCGTCGCAATACAGCGCAGCGTCGCCGCACGCCTCGGGCAGCGACGCCTCGCGCGACACGATCACCGGGCACCCGCAATACATCGCCTCGAGCGGCGGCAGACCGAATCCTTCGTATAGCGAAGGAAACACGAAGCAGCCGGCGTTCTCGTAGAGCGCCTTCAGCTCGCCGTCGCTCACGTAGCCCGCCCACGTCACGTTGCGCGCGCTTGCGTTGTCGCCGAGCGTCGACGTGCCGAAGATCTTGACGTTGCTGCCGCCCGCGATCACGAACTTGAGCTCGGGACGCGCGCGCTCGAGCCTCGCGATCGCGTCGAGCGTGCGCGCGAGGTTCTTGCCGGGCGCGATCGAGCCGACGATCAGCACGAAGCCGTCGTATGCGAGGCCGAGCCGCTCGAGCACCGACGGATCGCTGTCGATCCGACCGAAGTGATCGACGCCGGACACGATCGTCGACACGTCGGTCGGCGCGACGCCGAGGCGCGCGACGATCCGCTCCTTCGAGAAGCGCGACACCGTCAGGATATGCCGCGCGTTGCGCTTCAGCATCCAGAACGCGAAGCGATACCAGAGCCGGAACGCGAGCGAATAGCCTTGCGGAAAGTCGAACACGGCGACATCGTGAATCATCACCACCTGGTTGCGCTTGAAGAGCGGTCCGACGTTGCAGAGGCTGACGAGCGTCTGCCCGCGCGTCGCGAACGGCAGCGCGAGCTGCTCCCACAGCGCGCCGCGCAAGCGCGGCACGACGCGTCGCGCGACCGCGGGCGGCAGCGCGTCGCTCGCGTGATCGCGCGGCACGACGAGCGTCGGATTCCGCTCGCCCGGCAACAGACGCGCGAGCGCCGACGTGAATTCGTGAGCGACGCGCTGCACCCCTGTCAGGCGCTGCGACGTGAACTTGCCGTTGATCGCGACAGGCGTCGGCAAAGCCGCGGCGCTCGCGCGCTCGCCGGCGAACACGGCGTGATGCGGCGCGTCGTGCACCGCGCCCGCCGCCTGCGACGCGCTCGCCGACGTTGCATCGAAGTCCTGACGATCGCGCAGCGCGTGCGGCGAAGGCTCGGATAAGGAGGAAGACAGGTTCATGGCGGCAGCAACGGCGTGACGACACCCGGTTGACGAACGCATTCGCGACGTTCGCGGATGCGCGCTATACACGTTCAAGTGTCGTCATTCCGTCGCGCGCGGTCTGTGCGTTCCGTCGCACAACGCGGCGCACGGCACGTGAATCCGGCCGTGCGCCGCATTCGCGTGCGTCAGCGCCCGCGG
Proteins encoded in this region:
- a CDS encoding EcsC family protein, with the translated sequence MEPLTIVAGPTLSAEDLDTLRRAKLALESPSLTIKLTSIVGAPVEKMIGKLPGFATDKINDATQLALRKCLHLALRTLGKSGGVASDGETPNKPSNLLHKLAVATTGAAGGAFGLFALPVELPVTTTLMFRSICDIARSEGEDLSTVEAQLQCLAVLGMGGGFGPLPGAGKKNGDKGGKDGKRNGRDDRGKEEEDADIGYFVLRGALAQAVSKASSEIASKGFATHGSAALFRLVQTIASRFSVQVTEQIAAKSIPAIGAVLGATVNTLFIDHFQQAAHGHFAVRRLERKYGQAAVKAAYQAIDASAVR
- a CDS encoding alpha/beta hydrolase, whose translation is MSWQSKVACWLLRRQFRPETLRPVIDPARARRLANLRMRVPRRPPTGWRLRERYGPGDAPLRGEWLERADAAPGRTPQSRMLLYFHGGGYYFCSPRTHRPLVFALTKHAGVRSFSLDYRLAPEHPFPAAVDDALAAYRQLVAAGTPAESIVFGGDSAGGGLALATLVALRDAGDPLPAGAVLFSPWTDLAATGDTLRAHDGLDPMFAGAALGRAARLYLGDTPGTHPYASPLYADFKGLPPLFIQAGSTEVLLDDSRRVADKARAAGVHVELEIWPEMPHVWQIYVPFVPESARALERAAAFVRRTAVERATQRTADASIA
- a CDS encoding MDR family MFS transporter; its protein translation is MAVHTAAHHSSGQVLPFRESLLAMLGISFVTMLVALDQTVVGTALPTIVAELRGFDLYAWVATSYLLASVITVPIFGRLGDYYGRKPFVIASLVVFTGASVLCGMAQDMLSLVLARGLQGIGGGMLVGTAFACIPDLFPDSVVRLRWQVLMSSAFGIANAVGPSLGGVLTQNYGWRSVFYVNLPVGLLSLLFVWRYLPHLRHVEHSSKMRLDWPGALLIAVTLGAMQLFVEWLPKYGIGGWPTLLLVVALAGGVALWRWEKRCAQPILPFDMFANRALSTLFILAILAGFAMFSLLFYAPLLFQGGFGMSPQQAGVVITPLVVFITIGSIMNGRVITRIRNPNAMLYVGFLLFAIACAGIVASTHATPGWALMMLMVAGGVGLGFVLPNLTVFAQQTAGREHLGIATALLQSLRMVGGMVGTALTGTLVNQLYASGVRDALAADGALRWQASLADPQVLIDRAAQARLVDELARAGHHGAHLFEAARDSLVGAIHIGIAVGAAVALVAVWQSRRVPPVELRRALEPTVVAE
- a CDS encoding CHRD domain-containing protein — translated: MLTLRKIGIGVLACALAAGVAHAEAVKLVANLQPSSEVPPTTSKGSGSLDATYDTATRTLRWNITYRDLTGPATAAHFHGPASVGQNAGVQVPIPKDALASPIAGEKALTDEQVGDLMAGRWYFNVHTKAHPGGEIRGQVRPAS
- a CDS encoding glycosyltransferase family 4 protein translates to MNLSSSLSEPSPHALRDRQDFDATSASASQAAGAVHDAPHHAVFAGERASAAALPTPVAINGKFTSQRLTGVQRVAHEFTSALARLLPGERNPTLVVPRDHASDALPPAVARRVVPRLRGALWEQLALPFATRGQTLVSLCNVGPLFKRNQVVMIHDVAVFDFPQGYSLAFRLWYRFAFWMLKRNARHILTVSRFSKERIVARLGVAPTDVSTIVSGVDHFGRIDSDPSVLERLGLAYDGFVLIVGSIAPGKNLARTLDAIARLERARPELKFVIAGGSNVKIFGTSTLGDNASARNVTWAGYVSDGELKALYENAGCFVFPSLYEGFGLPPLEAMYCGCPVIVSREASLPEACGDAALYCDAHDATDIAATIAQLMGDAELRREMRGKGRRHASRFRWDVAAKQLIGVLRALD